The uncultured Methanomethylovorans sp. genome contains a region encoding:
- a CDS encoding NOG1 family protein, protein MIFEKIPTIRTSDELIDKAFRRGVRAATGKKSSGRSSFLESQESMLLTSANILSDNLANISKKFPNFDELSGFYYELADILVGVDKLRTSLSRVGWTSEKIHDLAREYVGRMRGSPTPETLRKQCFGRLGSLMDSISKDLLLLNEARNILRKLPDVHDEPTIVVAGYPNTGKSSFVTAATKATPEVAPYPFTTKGISIGHFSIGDVRYQVIDTPGLLDRPMSRRNDIELQAITALKHLDAVVLFLIDASENCGYTIEEQINLLQEVRTQFDLPILVVSNKSDLPHFQNLDFTEMSMSTATGEGIEEVLAFLVKMINEKKVDEPVP, encoded by the coding sequence ATGATATTCGAGAAAATTCCTACTATCCGCACTTCTGATGAGCTAATAGATAAAGCCTTTAGAAGGGGTGTAAGGGCAGCAACTGGAAAAAAATCAAGTGGCAGGTCTAGCTTCCTTGAATCCCAGGAATCTATGCTGCTAACTTCAGCTAATATATTATCGGATAATCTTGCTAATATTAGCAAAAAATTCCCAAACTTTGATGAATTGTCTGGTTTTTACTATGAACTGGCAGATATACTCGTAGGCGTAGACAAATTACGTACCTCTCTATCCAGAGTCGGATGGACAAGTGAAAAGATACATGACCTCGCAAGAGAATATGTGGGTCGGATGCGTGGCAGTCCAACTCCAGAAACCTTGCGTAAACAGTGTTTTGGTCGTCTTGGCTCACTGATGGATTCTATAAGTAAGGATCTTTTACTATTGAATGAGGCTCGTAATATTTTGCGTAAACTGCCCGATGTTCACGACGAGCCAACAATTGTTGTGGCAGGTTATCCAAACACTGGCAAGTCCAGTTTTGTAACTGCCGCAACTAAGGCAACTCCCGAAGTGGCCCCTTATCCCTTTACAACTAAAGGTATATCTATTGGACATTTCTCAATAGGTGATGTCAGGTATCAGGTCATTGATACTCCAGGTCTTCTTGATAGGCCGATGTCTAGGAGGAATGACATCGAGCTGCAGGCAATTACTGCTTTGAAACACCTGGATGCAGTGGTACTTTTCCTCATTGACGCAAGCGAGAATTGCGGTTATACGATTGAGGAACAAATAAATTTGTTACAAGAAGTTAGGACCCAGTTCGATCTGCCAATACTTGTTGTTTCTAATAAATCTGATCTTCCTCATTTTCAGAACCTTGATTTCACAGAGATGTCAATGTCAACAGCTACAGGAGAAGGTATAGAAGAAGTACTAGCATTCCTTGTAAAGATGATCAATGAAAAAAAGGTTGATGAACCAGTGCCTTAA
- a CDS encoding DNA-3-methyladenine glycosylase, protein MIVGAFLIQQTKWSNVEKAVGNLKQAGMLEPHSLSKADISSLEEMIKCCGFYRQKANRLKSAAQFLTVNDMDELFNLPVDKLRNILLALDGVGNETADSIILYAAGKPKFVIDAYTTRIMGCIGVEGNYKQLQELFETRLPHDVDFFKEYHALVVEYGKSYCGKKRCNECILVNDHRKGTVHG, encoded by the coding sequence ATGATAGTAGGTGCTTTTCTAATACAACAGACAAAGTGGTCCAATGTAGAAAAGGCTGTAGGAAATCTTAAACAGGCAGGAATGCTTGAGCCACACAGTCTTTCAAAAGCAGATATTAGCTCATTAGAAGAAATGATAAAATGCTGTGGATTCTATCGACAGAAAGCCAATAGGCTAAAAAGCGCAGCTCAGTTTTTGACCGTGAATGACATGGATGAGCTTTTCAATTTGCCAGTGGACAAATTGCGTAATATCTTACTAGCCCTTGACGGCGTTGGTAATGAAACTGCAGATAGCATAATATTGTATGCTGCTGGCAAACCTAAATTTGTGATCGATGCATATACTACACGCATCATGGGTTGTATAGGAGTGGAAGGAAATTATAAGCAACTGCAAGAATTATTTGAGACCCGACTTCCACATGACGTAGATTTTTTCAAAGAGTACCATGCGCTTGTAGTTGAATATGGAAAATCATACTGTGGTAAAAAGCGCTGTAATGAATGTATTCTGGTAAATGATCACAGGAAAGGGACAGTACATGGATAA
- a CDS encoding CBS domain-containing protein, which produces MELTPIQKDILIALINLQREKDRAVKGEEIAEIINRNPGTIRNQMQSLKVLELVEGVPGPKGGYKATGKAYEALNITAMDNEATVPIYRNGEIVEGATVAEISFTTVRHPDLCHGMIKVLGNIRSFEQGDLVQMGPTPVNRLVVRGEIVGRDDTGNVLVFSINEMISLPKKPVRHYSTKNFVTVNLNNSIKETATILSQNNIYGAPVEDNGNIVGTITLKDVGRVLSKGDMNARVKEVMKTDLITIDSEASLIDAVKILDANPIIAFIIVTYDGVAKSILSKTDVLHELAVY; this is translated from the coding sequence ATGGAGCTTACACCTATCCAAAAAGATATACTCATTGCTTTGATCAATCTACAAAGAGAGAAAGATCGTGCTGTCAAAGGCGAAGAAATTGCTGAAATCATTAACAGGAACCCAGGTACGATTCGAAATCAAATGCAATCCTTAAAAGTACTTGAACTTGTGGAAGGAGTCCCGGGTCCCAAAGGTGGATATAAAGCAACTGGAAAAGCTTATGAGGCTTTAAACATCACAGCAATGGATAATGAAGCCACAGTACCCATATATAGGAACGGTGAAATAGTAGAAGGGGCAACAGTAGCAGAGATTAGTTTTACTACTGTGCGCCATCCAGACCTTTGCCATGGAATGATAAAGGTACTTGGTAACATAAGAAGCTTTGAACAGGGAGACCTTGTGCAGATGGGGCCTACCCCAGTCAACAGGCTTGTAGTAAGGGGTGAGATAGTTGGCAGAGATGATACAGGGAATGTGTTAGTATTCTCTATCAACGAAATGATATCCTTGCCCAAAAAGCCTGTGAGACACTATTCAACCAAAAATTTCGTCACAGTTAACCTTAATAACAGCATAAAAGAAACTGCAACCATACTTTCACAAAACAACATATATGGTGCTCCTGTGGAAGATAATGGTAACATAGTGGGAACAATAACCTTAAAAGATGTAGGTCGTGTGCTCTCAAAAGGAGATATGAATGCAAGAGTAAAGGAAGTAATGAAAACTGACCTCATAACAATTGATTCCGAAGCTTCCTTGATAGACGCTGTTAAGATACTCGATGCCAATCCTATAATTGCATTTATTATAGTAACATATGATGGAGTTGCAAAGAGCATACTTTCAAAAACAGACGTGCTTCACGAACTTGCAGTATACTAA
- the moaC gene encoding cyclic pyranopterin monophosphate synthase MoaC gives METKLSHLKDGRAVMVDISEKKIVDRSAIAVGEILLSDSTIERIKSGTIEKGNVLATARTAAILGVKRTPELIPMCHQIPITGVDVKFTFEKNTIIASVEVKSVGRTGVEMEALTGVSIALLTVWDMVKSIEKDNTGNYPHTSINNINVLEKVKGTKSN, from the coding sequence TTGGAAACAAAATTAAGCCACCTGAAAGACGGCAGAGCTGTGATGGTCGATATAAGTGAGAAAAAAATAGTCGACAGAAGTGCTATAGCTGTCGGTGAGATCTTACTTTCTGATTCAACTATTGAGAGAATTAAAAGTGGTACTATAGAAAAAGGAAACGTTTTGGCTACTGCCAGAACAGCTGCTATACTTGGAGTAAAAAGGACACCAGAACTAATACCAATGTGCCACCAAATACCTATCACAGGCGTGGATGTAAAATTTACATTTGAGAAAAATACAATCATTGCCAGCGTAGAAGTAAAATCTGTAGGAAGAACAGGAGTGGAGATGGAAGCACTTACTGGCGTATCTATTGCACTACTTACAGTATGGGATATGGTGAAATCTATAGAAAAAGATAATACAGGCAATTATCCCCACACTTCTATAAACAACATAAATGTGCTTGAAAAGGTAAAAGGAACCAAAAGTAATTAA
- a CDS encoding C15orf41 family protein, producing the protein MDKNRYEEIYHSLRDIADVGPVAKRFEIYPGIAYTILSQKTVTLVKSNFSNLKRSGSEQLKQWKNGKTIAEMAEINRMPATLMASLILKELNIPKKIALNSPERIQSRRLSKEVTEALEIDHFFSPRAHSLQLEKGKLGEEIISFWLKAHKIDFLTEDQLREQSMTKTPDFLLPEPIILEGQKVSWIESKAMFGDEQEHKYYMKKQFNHYEQMYGHGLVIYWYGFLDTLESNGHAIKGYQFFDQCDDKIKELMNFGVHL; encoded by the coding sequence ATGGATAAAAACAGATATGAAGAGATATATCATTCCCTGCGGGATATAGCTGATGTTGGGCCTGTAGCAAAGAGATTTGAGATATATCCCGGAATCGCTTATACGATATTGTCCCAAAAAACAGTGACTTTGGTGAAATCAAATTTTAGCAATTTAAAGAGAAGCGGATCTGAACAGCTAAAACAATGGAAGAATGGGAAAACCATAGCTGAAATGGCTGAAATAAACAGGATGCCTGCCACATTAATGGCTTCTCTGATCCTGAAAGAGTTGAATATACCTAAAAAGATTGCGTTAAATTCTCCAGAAAGGATTCAAAGTAGACGTTTGAGTAAAGAAGTAACAGAAGCACTTGAAATAGACCATTTCTTTTCTCCTCGTGCTCATAGTCTGCAACTTGAAAAAGGAAAACTTGGAGAGGAAATAATCTCTTTCTGGTTAAAGGCTCATAAAATAGATTTCCTGACCGAAGACCAATTAAGAGAACAGAGTATGACTAAAACCCCGGATTTTTTGCTGCCTGAACCTATTATATTGGAAGGGCAAAAAGTTTCGTGGATAGAAAGTAAAGCAATGTTTGGTGATGAACAGGAACACAAATATTATATGAAAAAACAGTTCAACCATTACGAACAAATGTACGGGCATGGATTAGTAATCTATTGGTATGGATTCCTAGATACACTCGAAAGTAATGGACATGCCATAAAAGGATATCAGTTCTTTGACCAATGCGATGATAAAATTAAAGAGTTGATGAACTTTGGAGTTCACCTGTAA
- a CDS encoding 3-isopropylmalate dehydratase large subunit, translating to MSENINYPMTIAEKIFSKASGKAVKAGEFVLADIDRAMTHDITGPLAVNGFYEIMSSKEEKKVWDPSKIVIIFDHQVPADSLNAAANHIKLRKFAKEQGILNYDVYEGICHQIMPEKGHVKPGDLVVGSDSHTCAYGAIGAFSTGIGSTDMAAVFATGKLWFKVPESIRFEVEGKLPKMVYSKDLILHLIGDVGVEGARYQAAEYAGSTIHNMSISERMTISNMAIEMGGKAGIIEADEITEAYLKERIPGYNFDPYWKPDEGANYSEIRKYDISKLEPQVACPHNVDNVKPVTEVEGTKLDQIFVGSCTNGRFEDIEIVAKIMGDEPVAKDVRLLIIPASRAEYLKVLKAGYVEQFMEAGAIVEAPCCGPCMGGSFGLLGDGEVGLATSNRNFKGREGSPASFVYLSSPATAAASALTGELTDPRKI from the coding sequence ATGTCTGAGAACATCAACTATCCAATGACTATTGCTGAGAAGATCTTCTCTAAAGCATCAGGAAAAGCAGTGAAGGCAGGAGAATTTGTACTTGCAGATATTGATCGTGCAATGACGCATGATATCACTGGTCCGCTTGCAGTTAACGGTTTTTATGAGATCATGTCAAGCAAGGAAGAGAAAAAAGTGTGGGATCCCAGTAAGATAGTTATCATTTTTGATCATCAAGTACCCGCAGATTCCCTCAACGCTGCAGCAAATCACATAAAGTTGCGTAAGTTTGCAAAGGAGCAGGGTATCCTTAACTATGATGTATATGAGGGCATTTGCCATCAGATTATGCCTGAGAAAGGACATGTAAAGCCAGGTGACCTCGTGGTAGGTTCTGATTCCCATACATGTGCATACGGTGCCATAGGTGCTTTTTCCACAGGTATTGGTTCTACAGACATGGCAGCAGTCTTTGCTACTGGAAAGCTATGGTTTAAAGTGCCTGAGAGCATAAGGTTTGAAGTAGAAGGCAAATTGCCAAAAATGGTGTATTCTAAAGACCTTATACTGCACCTTATAGGCGATGTGGGTGTAGAAGGGGCGCGTTACCAGGCAGCAGAGTATGCAGGTTCTACTATCCACAATATGTCTATTTCCGAGAGGATGACTATCTCCAACATGGCTATAGAAATGGGTGGCAAGGCCGGTATAATTGAAGCAGATGAGATTACTGAAGCCTACCTTAAGGAACGTATTCCTGGTTATAATTTTGATCCGTATTGGAAACCCGATGAAGGCGCAAACTATAGTGAAATAAGGAAATATGATATTTCAAAACTCGAACCACAGGTGGCTTGTCCGCACAATGTTGATAATGTGAAGCCAGTTACAGAGGTCGAAGGCACAAAACTTGACCAGATATTTGTAGGTTCATGTACTAATGGCAGGTTCGAAGACATTGAAATAGTAGCAAAGATCATGGGTGACGAGCCTGTGGCCAAAGATGTCAGGTTGCTTATCATCCCTGCTTCAAGGGCAGAATATCTGAAAGTCCTGAAAGCTGGCTATGTAGAACAGTTCATGGAAGCAGGAGCTATAGTTGAGGCACCATGTTGTGGTCCATGCATGGGCGGTTCTTTTGGATTGCTCGGTGATGGTGAGGTGGGACTTGCAACCTCCAATCGTAACTTTAAGGGTAGGGAAGGAAGCCCTGCATCTTTTGTCTATCTTAGTTCCCCGGCAACTGCTGCTGCCTCAGCTTTGACTGGTGAACTCACGGATCCGAGGAAAATATGA
- a CDS encoding YkgJ family cysteine cluster protein — protein sequence MSFTGTYKDLLVQNARRELDQAFGLKVETIASKIRRIGFSCTQCGICCRGCCTDNRVMLLQQDILTISENTAIAEFSLPFVPVEVEDALNGISDSSSLIPYTDKDGNVHSFGWMLRRKENGDCFFLESAGLSYKCTIYKLRPALCRTYPFYLEECELHTSECEGLGSSISCDDSLVLAKSVLDRYIHELEERILMYQRYEYFDPIDSNYVYSLERFKKGHVLYIVHDSEGTHRRCERM from the coding sequence ATGTCATTTACGGGCACATACAAAGATCTCCTGGTCCAAAATGCAAGGAGGGAACTTGATCAAGCATTCGGGCTGAAAGTTGAAACCATAGCTTCAAAGATAAGGCGCATAGGATTTTCATGTACACAATGTGGGATTTGTTGCAGAGGCTGTTGTACTGACAATCGCGTGATGCTCTTGCAACAAGACATTCTGACAATATCTGAAAACACTGCTATAGCAGAATTCTCATTACCTTTCGTTCCGGTTGAAGTTGAAGATGCTCTAAATGGCATTTCTGATTCATCCAGTCTGATTCCATATACTGATAAAGATGGAAATGTGCACAGTTTTGGCTGGATGCTAAGGCGCAAGGAAAATGGCGATTGCTTTTTTCTTGAAAGTGCAGGTCTGTCCTATAAATGCACTATCTATAAACTACGACCTGCCTTATGTCGGACGTATCCTTTCTATCTAGAGGAATGTGAACTTCATACTTCAGAATGCGAGGGATTAGGGTCAAGTATATCGTGTGATGATAGTCTTGTACTTGCCAAGTCGGTGCTCGACAGGTATATACATGAACTTGAAGAACGCATTCTGATGTATCAGCGATACGAGTATTTCGACCCAATAGACTCTAATTATGTCTATTCTCTGGAAAGGTTCAAAAAGGGGCATGTATTGTATATAGTACATGACAGTGAAGGGACTCATCGCAGATGTGAGCGTATGTAA
- a CDS encoding DHH family phosphoesterase — MDKSKIKPLYLVLGSGSLGFALVKELKERDKELFVVDKDPQKVETLREEAYDAIVGDIGDPSVLDKINTKNLAAIMILSSDPLANKSALANIRKKVSPDVYCVARASDAINMQEMESLGADLVIIPPKVVAKSLARSLERAESMLRGNKLVQWFNGLRGKTMAIIVHNNPDPDSISGALALQEIAKSFDVASDILYSGEIGHQENKAFVNLLGIDLLKMEDHDISRYDKVAMVDCAVPGSNNRLQPGTHIGAVFDHHPVGDAHIDAEFIDIRPNVGASATILTKYLQELNIDINQKLATALLYGIRTDTLDFKRNTDPSDLSAASFLYPLSEHDILDQLERPSMSTETLDVLGEAILNRQIYSGYLISNVGSIRDRDTLPQAADYLLNLEGISTTLVFGVSEDTIFISGRSNDIRVNLGDVMKKAFGEGSGGGHANAAAAQIPLGVFSVAKDRQTLLKLVNESVVKRFLNAVGVEESSKK; from the coding sequence ATGGACAAGTCCAAAATAAAACCGCTTTATTTAGTTCTAGGCAGCGGTAGTTTAGGTTTTGCTCTTGTGAAAGAGCTCAAGGAACGCGATAAGGAACTATTTGTAGTAGATAAGGACCCTCAAAAGGTGGAAACCCTTAGGGAAGAAGCTTATGATGCTATAGTGGGCGACATTGGAGATCCAAGTGTTCTGGATAAAATTAACACGAAGAATCTTGCAGCTATAATGATCCTTAGTTCCGATCCATTGGCTAATAAATCTGCACTGGCAAATATACGGAAAAAAGTTTCACCTGATGTTTATTGCGTAGCCCGAGCTTCAGATGCCATCAATATGCAGGAAATGGAATCTCTTGGTGCAGATCTTGTTATTATTCCTCCTAAGGTTGTGGCAAAGTCCCTTGCAAGGTCTCTGGAAAGAGCTGAGTCTATGTTAAGAGGGAACAAGCTTGTTCAGTGGTTCAACGGGCTCAGAGGAAAAACAATGGCAATAATTGTCCACAACAATCCGGACCCTGATTCTATTTCAGGTGCTCTTGCTCTCCAGGAGATTGCTAAAAGCTTTGATGTGGCTTCGGATATTCTTTATAGTGGGGAGATAGGGCATCAGGAGAACAAAGCTTTTGTTAACTTGTTAGGTATCGACCTTTTAAAAATGGAAGATCATGATATCTCTCGTTACGATAAAGTTGCTATGGTGGATTGCGCAGTTCCAGGTTCCAATAATAGATTGCAACCAGGTACTCATATAGGTGCTGTCTTTGATCATCACCCTGTTGGAGATGCTCATATTGATGCGGAGTTTATTGATATACGTCCTAATGTGGGAGCCTCTGCAACTATTCTCACCAAGTATCTTCAGGAATTGAATATCGACATAAACCAGAAGCTTGCAACGGCTTTACTTTATGGTATCCGCACTGATACTTTGGACTTTAAAAGGAACACAGATCCTTCAGACCTCTCAGCAGCATCTTTCTTGTATCCTCTTTCTGAACATGACATCCTTGATCAGCTTGAGCGCCCTTCCATGTCCACGGAAACTCTGGATGTGTTAGGTGAGGCTATTCTCAACAGGCAGATATATAGTGGTTATCTTATCTCAAATGTTGGAAGCATTCGGGACAGGGATACATTACCTCAGGCAGCAGATTATCTGTTGAACCTTGAGGGAATATCTACTACCTTGGTCTTTGGTGTGTCAGAGGACACAATTTTCATTTCTGGCAGGAGCAATGACATACGTGTGAATCTTGGCGATGTCATGAAAAAGGCATTTGGTGAAGGTTCTGGTGGTGGTCATGCCAATGCTGCCGCTGCACAGATCCCTTTGGGCGTTTTCAGTGTTGCAAAAGACAGACAAACCTTGCTCAAGCTTGTGAATGAATCAGTTGTTAAAAGATTCCTTAATGCTGTGGGTGTGGAAGAATCAAGTAAGAAGTAG
- a CDS encoding NAD(P)H-hydrate dehydratase, translating into MDTITWEEMKAIDANCAQLGLLPIQLMENAGSSISKTIREHFSGGKILLVAGRGNNGGDAFVAARHICEYPQYQVDVILLGNASLIHTEEAKRNFLLLQHCKINSIEEITDSGDGTLSKLISSADIIVDGILGTGTAGIIREPEASAIDYINASEKYVISIDLPSGTLYERTKQIKCIKADLTITFHKMKEELSTPSAFDYTGEVKVEGIGVCSHAERFTGRGNLRCLNMRTPDSHKGQAGRVLIIGGGAYSGAPALAGLAALRTGADIVTVATPSTVADTIASFSPNLIVRRLSGQRLCIGDIPLITKLAAEHDVVVMGMGLGNEKEVVETARRIIPLCNKLVLDADALPALEGTERMYSEIVITPHAREFARIRKIETTADINCRIQEVMAFSKENSLVTILKGRVDVVSDGSKVMLNRTGNAGMSVGGTGDVLAGITGALLATNPPMIAAACAAYINGAAGDLAFKDKGYGLLATDIIEKITDVMRE; encoded by the coding sequence ATGGATACCATCACCTGGGAAGAAATGAAAGCCATTGATGCAAATTGTGCACAACTTGGGCTTTTACCTATCCAACTTATGGAGAATGCAGGTTCTTCAATATCAAAAACGATAAGAGAGCACTTCTCGGGAGGGAAAATTCTGCTAGTTGCGGGCAGAGGGAACAATGGAGGTGATGCCTTTGTAGCTGCACGCCACATTTGTGAATACCCACAATACCAGGTCGATGTGATACTTTTAGGAAATGCAAGCTTGATCCATACTGAGGAAGCAAAGAGAAACTTCCTGCTACTTCAACATTGTAAGATCAATAGTATAGAAGAAATAACAGACTCTGGAGATGGGACACTATCCAAATTGATCAGTAGTGCCGACATTATAGTTGATGGAATACTTGGAACCGGTACAGCAGGGATAATTAGAGAACCTGAAGCTTCGGCAATCGACTATATAAATGCTTCCGAAAAATATGTAATATCCATTGACCTGCCTTCAGGGACCCTATATGAAAGGACAAAACAAATCAAATGTATCAAAGCAGACCTGACAATTACTTTCCATAAGATGAAAGAAGAACTTAGCACACCTTCAGCATTCGATTACACAGGAGAAGTAAAGGTTGAAGGCATAGGTGTTTGTTCTCATGCTGAAAGATTTACAGGTAGAGGGAACCTGAGATGCCTGAATATGCGAACTCCTGATTCCCACAAGGGGCAAGCTGGGAGAGTACTCATCATTGGTGGAGGTGCTTATTCTGGGGCTCCTGCGCTGGCAGGCCTAGCAGCGCTTAGAACAGGAGCTGATATCGTAACAGTGGCAACTCCATCAACTGTAGCTGATACCATTGCATCATTTTCCCCTAACTTAATTGTGCGTCGCCTATCGGGACAAAGATTGTGCATTGGAGATATACCTCTAATAACAAAACTTGCCGCTGAGCATGATGTTGTTGTTATGGGCATGGGACTTGGAAATGAGAAGGAAGTCGTTGAAACTGCGCGCAGAATTATTCCTCTTTGCAATAAACTAGTGCTTGATGCAGATGCATTGCCTGCCCTAGAAGGAACTGAGAGAATGTATTCTGAAATAGTGATCACACCACATGCCAGAGAATTTGCCCGGATAAGGAAAATAGAAACTACCGCAGATATAAACTGCAGGATACAGGAAGTAATGGCATTTTCTAAGGAAAATAGCCTAGTTACTATTCTCAAAGGAAGGGTGGATGTCGTTTCTGATGGGAGCAAAGTTATGCTTAACCGGACAGGTAATGCAGGAATGAGTGTGGGAGGCACTGGAGATGTGCTTGCAGGCATCACAGGTGCACTTTTAGCCACAAATCCACCAATGATAGCTGCAGCCTGCGCAGCGTACATAAATGGAGCTGCAGGAGATCTTGCATTCAAAGATAAAGGATATGGGTTACTGGCTACTGATATAATTGAGAAGATAACTGATGTAATGAGGGAGTGA
- a CDS encoding ribose-phosphate diphosphokinase: protein MKIIGGPSSQALATRVAREMNIEPTLCEFNRFPDGEVYTRIMEEPMDEVTIIQSTATDSDIMALLQMIDACEDAQVVNVVIPYMGYARQDKKFKCGEPISARAVARAISADRIFTVNIHKPSILDYFSSDAFDLDASDILGKYIDSLQLKNPLIVAPDIGAVSLAENTAKGVGLQFDHLEKTRLSGDTVVIKTKNMDVHGRDVVLVDDMIATGGTMAESIKLLKGQGARDVYLACVHPVLAKNAVLRLFNAGVRDIIATDTLEKAQSCVSVAPIIAASIKNF, encoded by the coding sequence TTGAAAATAATAGGAGGTCCGTCATCACAGGCACTTGCTACTCGTGTAGCAAGGGAGATGAATATTGAACCAACTCTTTGCGAGTTCAACCGTTTTCCCGACGGGGAAGTTTATACCCGCATTATGGAAGAACCAATGGATGAAGTTACCATCATACAGAGCACTGCAACTGACTCTGACATCATGGCACTACTCCAGATGATAGACGCCTGCGAAGATGCACAGGTAGTAAATGTAGTGATCCCCTATATGGGATATGCACGTCAGGATAAGAAGTTCAAATGTGGAGAACCAATCAGTGCAAGGGCTGTAGCCCGGGCTATATCTGCAGACAGGATATTTACTGTAAATATCCATAAACCAAGCATCTTGGATTATTTCAGTTCTGATGCTTTTGATCTGGATGCATCAGATATTTTAGGAAAATATATTGATTCTCTCCAGCTAAAAAATCCATTGATAGTAGCACCCGACATAGGCGCTGTGAGTCTCGCAGAGAATACTGCAAAGGGAGTTGGCCTTCAGTTCGATCATCTTGAAAAAACAAGGCTCTCTGGAGATACCGTTGTTATCAAGACAAAGAACATGGATGTGCATGGAAGAGATGTTGTTCTGGTGGATGATATGATAGCTACAGGCGGCACAATGGCAGAATCCATAAAACTTCTCAAGGGACAAGGTGCAAGAGATGTTTACCTTGCATGCGTGCATCCAGTACTGGCAAAGAACGCTGTATTACGCCTTTTCAATGCAGGGGTCCGTGACATAATAGCCACCGACACTCTGGAAAAGGCACAAAGCTGCGTGAGCGTTGCACCTATTATTGCTGCTTCCATTAAGAATTTCTAA
- the hisE gene encoding phosphoribosyl-ATP diphosphatase, producing MSDADLSVFNEVYNVICDRKLNPVEGSYVCSLLNHRKGINKILEKVGEESVETILAVKDKEKGHIISESSDLLFHLLVMFASLDISLEDIAEEMKKRRK from the coding sequence ATGTCAGATGCCGATCTATCTGTTTTCAATGAAGTGTATAATGTTATTTGTGATCGTAAGTTGAATCCTGTGGAAGGATCTTATGTATGCTCATTACTCAACCATCGAAAAGGTATCAACAAAATACTTGAAAAAGTGGGGGAAGAATCCGTTGAAACTATCCTTGCAGTAAAAGACAAAGAGAAAGGCCATATTATATCTGAGTCTTCTGATCTGCTATTCCATCTACTGGTTATGTTTGCTTCACTAGATATTTCTCTTGAAGATATTGCTGAAGAAATGAAGAAGAGAAGAAAATAA